The proteins below come from a single Xiphophorus hellerii strain 12219 chromosome 14, Xiphophorus_hellerii-4.1, whole genome shotgun sequence genomic window:
- the caap1 gene encoding caspase activity and apoptosis inhibitor 1 isoform X2: MLKKKPSGSEKKRKHSHSEERQNSNKRRSSESQIEDSKDELADPELDRVGSDIEEGGLDLSVPFQPIKAYISNKREMLQQCFHVLGEKKVRKMLPDELKDCSLEEIKTLCWEQLEPISEKSLTQILAGEEIAAGNSDGGTLENQQDNNVDSTSCLKESAKTDDVKQEGGGSGEESDVLSINADAYDSDIEGPKEEQAVKADEVVAKPDNSGGERSDRASVNPKPAALETKKDIQSDIDKSVSEILALSSTSSKEEAVEASSGTLQPAGIEVAAQGGASVCSPSIQQLELLELEMRARAIKALMKAGDKKKLCMTNDI; encoded by the exons atgCTGAAAAAGAAACCAAGTGGTTcggaaaagaaaaggaaacactCGCACTCCGAAGAACGACAGAACAGCAACAAACGCCGCAGCTCAGAGTCACAAATAGAG GACTCCAAAGATGAGCTCGCCGACCCCGAGCTGGACCGGGTCGGCAGCGACATCGAGGAAGGCGGTCTCGACCTCAGCGTGCCCTTCCAGCCAATCAAAGCTTACATCAGCAACAAGCGGGAGATGCTGCAGCAGTGCTTCCACGTGTTGGGGGAGAAGAAGGTCCGGAAGATGCTCCCCGATGAGCTCAAG GACTGCAGTTTAGAAGAAATCAAAACTCTCTGTTGGGAGCAGCTGGAACCAATCTCAGAGAAAAGTCTCACTCAAATTTTAGCAG GAGAAGAGATAGCAGCCGGAAACAGTGATGGAGGGACTTTAGAGAACCA acaGGATAACAATGTTGACTCCACTTCCTGCTTGAAAGAAAGCGCTAAAACCGATGATGTAAAACAag AGGGAGGTGGCTCTGGCGAGGAGAGTGACGTCCTGAGCATAAACGCAGACGCTTACGACAGCGACATCGAGGGGCCGAAGGAGGAGCAGGCTGTCAAAGCCGACGAGGTGGTCGCAAAACCGGACAACAGCGGCGGTGAGCGATCTGACCGGGCCTCCGTAAACCCCAAGCCGGCAGCTCTAGAGACTAAGAAGGACATTCAGAGTGACATAGACAAAAGCGTCAGCGAAATCTTGGCTCTCTCTTCAACATCGAGTAAAGAGGAAGCAGTGGAAGCGAGCAGCGGGACGTTGCAGCCCGCGGGCATCGAAGTAGCCGCTCAAGGCGGAGCTTCAGTTTGTTCGCCGTCGATCCaacagctggagctgctggagctggagaTGAGGGCAAGGGCCATAAAGGCTCTGATGAAAGCTGGAGACAAGAAAAAACTTTGTATGACAAACGACATTTAG
- the caap1 gene encoding caspase activity and apoptosis inhibitor 1 isoform X1, with amino-acid sequence MLKKKPSGSEKKRKHSHSEERQNSNKRRSSESQIEDSKDELADPELDRVGSDIEEGGLDLSVPFQPIKAYISNKREMLQQCFHVLGEKKVRKMLPDELKDCSLEEIKTLCWEQLEPISEKSLTQILAGEEIAAGNSDGGTLENQQDNNVDSTSCLKESAKTDDVKQAEGGGSGEESDVLSINADAYDSDIEGPKEEQAVKADEVVAKPDNSGGERSDRASVNPKPAALETKKDIQSDIDKSVSEILALSSTSSKEEAVEASSGTLQPAGIEVAAQGGASVCSPSIQQLELLELEMRARAIKALMKAGDKKKLCMTNDI; translated from the exons atgCTGAAAAAGAAACCAAGTGGTTcggaaaagaaaaggaaacactCGCACTCCGAAGAACGACAGAACAGCAACAAACGCCGCAGCTCAGAGTCACAAATAGAG GACTCCAAAGATGAGCTCGCCGACCCCGAGCTGGACCGGGTCGGCAGCGACATCGAGGAAGGCGGTCTCGACCTCAGCGTGCCCTTCCAGCCAATCAAAGCTTACATCAGCAACAAGCGGGAGATGCTGCAGCAGTGCTTCCACGTGTTGGGGGAGAAGAAGGTCCGGAAGATGCTCCCCGATGAGCTCAAG GACTGCAGTTTAGAAGAAATCAAAACTCTCTGTTGGGAGCAGCTGGAACCAATCTCAGAGAAAAGTCTCACTCAAATTTTAGCAG GAGAAGAGATAGCAGCCGGAAACAGTGATGGAGGGACTTTAGAGAACCA acaGGATAACAATGTTGACTCCACTTCCTGCTTGAAAGAAAGCGCTAAAACCGATGATGTAAAACAag CAGAGGGAGGTGGCTCTGGCGAGGAGAGTGACGTCCTGAGCATAAACGCAGACGCTTACGACAGCGACATCGAGGGGCCGAAGGAGGAGCAGGCTGTCAAAGCCGACGAGGTGGTCGCAAAACCGGACAACAGCGGCGGTGAGCGATCTGACCGGGCCTCCGTAAACCCCAAGCCGGCAGCTCTAGAGACTAAGAAGGACATTCAGAGTGACATAGACAAAAGCGTCAGCGAAATCTTGGCTCTCTCTTCAACATCGAGTAAAGAGGAAGCAGTGGAAGCGAGCAGCGGGACGTTGCAGCCCGCGGGCATCGAAGTAGCCGCTCAAGGCGGAGCTTCAGTTTGTTCGCCGTCGATCCaacagctggagctgctggagctggagaTGAGGGCAAGGGCCATAAAGGCTCTGATGAAAGCTGGAGACAAGAAAAAACTTTGTATGACAAACGACATTTAG